The proteins below come from a single Edaphobacter acidisoli genomic window:
- a CDS encoding sugar porter family MFS transporter: MARSDCLSIRKFGTNRIQPILRRLMSGEVNPRYVWFIASIAALGGLLFGYDWVVIGGAKPFYEAFFHLTTAAQEGWAMSCALVGCLIGAIISGVLSEALGRKRSLQIAAAAFVVSSCGTAFASSFTSFVLWRISGGLAIGLASSLSPMYISEIAPAAIRGKLVCLNELTIVLGLLSAQIMNWLIAKPVAANATPSEILASWNGLYAWRWMFGVTAVPAVLFLIGTFVVPESPRWLALRGRTSEASSILTRIGGPSNAAFILDEIAATPRSQGFVHELHTLLEPKLRRVLFLGIALAVLQQWCGINVIFNYAQEIFTAAGYTLSSMLFNIVVTGITMVIFTFIAIATVEDKGRRVLMLTGCAGLLIIYTVLGYLYNIHSHGLPMLVLVIASIACYAMTLAPITWVILAEIFPGHIRGTAMAIATMSLWAACFVLTYTFPALNRSVGTAHTFWIYAVVCALGFLLIRRWLPETKGKTLEQIEASWR; this comes from the coding sequence ATTGCCAGGTCCGACTGCTTATCTATAAGAAAATTCGGAACGAATCGCATCCAACCCATATTAAGGCGACTCATGTCAGGTGAAGTAAATCCCCGCTACGTCTGGTTTATTGCGAGTATCGCCGCCCTGGGCGGTCTCCTCTTCGGCTACGACTGGGTCGTCATTGGAGGGGCCAAACCCTTCTACGAAGCGTTCTTCCATCTGACCACCGCCGCGCAGGAAGGCTGGGCCATGAGCTGCGCTCTCGTCGGCTGCCTCATCGGAGCCATCATCTCCGGCGTTCTCAGCGAAGCGCTCGGACGAAAACGCTCACTGCAAATTGCGGCGGCTGCGTTCGTTGTCTCATCATGCGGAACGGCCTTCGCCAGCAGCTTCACTTCTTTCGTTCTCTGGCGCATCTCTGGAGGCCTTGCCATTGGTCTCGCCTCCAGCCTCTCTCCGATGTATATCTCCGAGATCGCTCCCGCCGCCATACGAGGCAAACTGGTCTGTCTCAACGAACTCACCATCGTCTTAGGTCTGCTGTCCGCACAGATCATGAACTGGCTTATCGCTAAACCAGTCGCAGCCAACGCGACGCCATCCGAGATCCTCGCTTCATGGAATGGTCTGTACGCATGGCGCTGGATGTTCGGTGTCACTGCCGTCCCTGCGGTACTCTTCCTGATTGGCACGTTTGTCGTTCCCGAGAGTCCGCGCTGGCTTGCGCTTCGTGGCCGCACCTCGGAAGCCTCCAGCATCCTCACACGCATCGGAGGCCCGTCTAACGCCGCCTTCATCCTTGACGAAATCGCAGCGACCCCGCGTAGCCAGGGCTTCGTCCACGAGCTTCACACGCTGCTTGAGCCCAAGCTGCGTCGCGTACTCTTCCTCGGCATTGCTCTCGCCGTTCTTCAGCAATGGTGCGGCATCAACGTCATCTTTAACTACGCGCAGGAGATTTTCACAGCGGCTGGCTACACGCTCTCATCCATGCTCTTCAACATCGTCGTCACCGGCATCACAATGGTCATCTTCACTTTCATCGCAATCGCGACAGTCGAAGATAAAGGGCGCCGCGTGCTCATGCTGACGGGCTGTGCTGGACTTCTCATCATCTATACCGTGCTCGGCTATCTCTACAACATTCATAGCCATGGACTTCCAATGCTCGTGCTCGTCATTGCCTCCATCGCCTGCTATGCGATGACGCTTGCACCTATCACTTGGGTTATCCTCGCGGAGATTTTCCCCGGCCATATCCGAGGCACAGCCATGGCTATCGCAACCATGTCGCTCTGGGCAGCATGTTTTGTGCTCACGTACACCTTCCCTGCACTCAACCGCAGCGTCGGCACAGCACATACATTCTGGATATACGCTGTCGTTTGTGCTCTCGGGTTCCTGCTCATCCGCCGCTGGCTACCCGAGACCAAAGGCAAGACGCTCGAGCAGATCGAAGCCTCATGGCGCTAG
- a CDS encoding MGH1-like glycoside hydrolase domain-containing protein, whose translation MWRGTLACGAAVITLAVAAFGQAGQVTSGATVLRPRDYRHYVETFREQEKEATGKEGVDSWTWMEHEIPWFDSSDKSFEEMYYFRWYAWQKHLVKTDHGYVITEWLPKPAVKDFGALPDAAMFQIAESRWLRDKSIAEDDARYWMSPNAIPRLYSTWFAWTVLDLVKANGDTALGAQLLPALEANDRAWEATHQDANGLFWSIDTRDAMEKSISGDGYRPTLNSYMYADARAIADLAGAAGDTVVRTEYERKAQTLHSLIESQLWNPKDEFYEVMSPAKDSSIRHEKKFIDPGTVMQLSGVRELIGYIPWMFGIPDASHDVAWKQLFDPHGFDGRYGPTTAERRSPRFRFASSDQCTWNGPSWPYATTQTLLALAAFEHGAPQSVMTKADYYRLFSRYVLSQHLKLAANGNVIDWIDEDLDADTDEWIAKDMLIAKQKQVGRGNYYNHSGFTDPLITGLIGLEPRSDGRVVVRPLLPPGQWRYFAIDGLPYHGHLLTILWDADGKRYSRGAGMQLLVDGKQVARRKTLGELDGVLK comes from the coding sequence ATGTGGCGAGGCACTCTCGCGTGCGGAGCCGCAGTTATAACACTGGCAGTTGCAGCCTTTGGGCAGGCAGGGCAAGTGACAAGCGGCGCGACGGTTCTGCGCCCAAGGGACTATCGACACTACGTTGAAACGTTCCGCGAACAGGAGAAAGAGGCAACTGGTAAAGAAGGCGTGGATTCGTGGACTTGGATGGAGCATGAAATTCCTTGGTTTGATTCTTCAGATAAGTCATTTGAAGAGATGTACTACTTCCGCTGGTATGCGTGGCAGAAGCATCTCGTGAAAACTGACCACGGCTATGTGATTACCGAGTGGTTGCCGAAGCCGGCAGTGAAGGACTTCGGCGCGCTACCCGATGCAGCCATGTTCCAAATCGCGGAATCTCGCTGGCTTCGCGACAAATCGATTGCCGAGGATGATGCACGCTACTGGATGTCACCCAATGCGATACCGAGACTATACAGCACTTGGTTCGCGTGGACAGTGCTTGATCTAGTCAAAGCCAACGGCGACACAGCCTTGGGTGCGCAGCTTCTACCTGCCCTCGAGGCGAATGATCGCGCATGGGAGGCGACTCACCAAGACGCAAACGGCTTGTTCTGGTCGATTGACACACGCGATGCGATGGAAAAATCTATCAGTGGCGACGGCTACCGGCCAACGTTGAACAGCTATATGTACGCAGATGCACGCGCGATAGCAGACTTGGCAGGCGCGGCAGGAGACACTGTCGTGCGAACTGAGTATGAACGCAAAGCTCAAACTCTGCACAGTCTCATCGAGTCGCAGCTTTGGAATCCGAAGGATGAGTTCTACGAAGTGATGTCCCCTGCGAAGGACTCGAGCATTCGGCACGAGAAAAAATTCATCGATCCAGGAACTGTGATGCAACTTTCTGGCGTCCGTGAACTAATTGGGTATATCCCTTGGATGTTCGGGATTCCTGATGCATCGCACGATGTGGCCTGGAAGCAGTTGTTCGATCCACATGGTTTTGATGGCAGGTATGGCCCGACGACGGCCGAGCGAAGAAGCCCTCGCTTCCGTTTTGCCAGCTCCGATCAATGCACATGGAACGGGCCCAGTTGGCCGTATGCAACTACTCAAACACTACTTGCCCTTGCTGCATTTGAGCATGGAGCGCCGCAGAGCGTGATGACGAAGGCCGATTACTATCGGCTGTTCTCGCGCTATGTTCTGTCGCAGCACTTGAAGCTCGCCGCCAATGGAAATGTCATCGATTGGATTGATGAGGATCTCGACGCGGACACCGATGAGTGGATTGCCAAGGACATGCTGATTGCCAAGCAGAAGCAGGTTGGCCGCGGCAACTATTACAACCACTCAGGCTTTACTGACCCACTGATCACCGGCTTGATTGGACTTGAGCCTCGTTCAGATGGACGCGTTGTAGTACGGCCGCTTCTGCCTCCAGGGCAGTGGAGATACTTCGCTATCGATGGGCTTCCATATCACGGGCACTTGCTGACGATACTGTGGGACGCAGATGGAAAACGTTACAGTCGTGGAGCTGGAATGCAGCTTCTGGTGGACGGCAAGCAGGTGGCTCGTCGGAAAACCCTGGGTGAACTCGACGGAGTATTGAAGTAA
- a CDS encoding glycoside hydrolase family 31 protein, protein MEFKYKANMPRPVGQRPIRKSLGRTLCAVLLTGLFAAAAVAQQGPLVLQRDGHVISLAPYAPNIVRITMSTDRAAAASAPGYGITAQPSTTGWTHERDAQGYEVYRSARIVVRISPENMPAPKPMPLDALNLALRKRFFPPTNNPDAPHNDAISVMTTNGTVLLRMRNWTMTPESTQVAASDPIDSGFSRVAATFDSPANEHYYGLGQQQKGWMDLRDHEIRCWHDYGAIGGEDVCVPFMVSSRGYGLVWDNPSKTTIDLGLNGQNIWSSEVGNRVSYFVIAGKTSDEVYEGYRLLTGVTHMLPRAVYGYIQSKAIYPTQQQVLDVAKEYRGNNLPLDVMVVDFLNMTKQGQLDLDPKRWPDPAAMNRELHAIDVRTLLSVWPHFAPDTQFYDMLKSKGWLIHAPNGDPDMGWNPQTIGPNIDTTNPEASKWWWDEIRDRYVKPYDFDYIWLDETEPDIDPAKDVFYIGSGTRFYNVYPLFHTASVYEGFRRDFGDSRRCMILARAAYLGAQRNCTVFWSSDIRSTWDMLKRSIPAGLNFTASGLPYWDTDIAGFFSPAIPADYHAAHKPLIDGSDAREVIGNYEDYPELFARWFEWGTFQPIMRAHGERMHNEVWSYGKQAEAVLAKYLRLRYQLLPYTYSVAYRSYRTGAPYMRALFMDFPDDPKAANIPDEYMYGPAFLVAPVTEQGATHRTVYLPAGCDWYNYWTNERLHGGQTIVVNAPIDTLPLFVRAGSIVPLGSEVQSTQQPQKIASIRVYPGANGSFTLFRDDGDSYAYENGKSSITQLTWDDSAHQLRHQGAEAWSEPDQSIVTVIKK, encoded by the coding sequence ATGTGATTTCACTCGCACCCTACGCTCCCAACATTGTTCGCATAACGATGAGCACCGATCGCGCTGCCGCGGCCAGCGCGCCGGGATATGGAATCACGGCGCAGCCCTCGACAACAGGATGGACGCATGAGCGCGATGCGCAGGGCTATGAAGTCTACCGCTCGGCCCGGATAGTGGTCCGCATATCGCCGGAGAATATGCCCGCTCCAAAGCCTATGCCGCTCGACGCGCTGAATCTTGCGTTGCGTAAAAGATTTTTCCCGCCGACAAATAACCCGGATGCCCCGCACAACGACGCTATTTCCGTGATGACGACAAATGGAACTGTGCTGCTGCGTATGCGGAACTGGACCATGACCCCGGAAAGTACGCAGGTCGCAGCATCAGACCCCATAGATAGCGGCTTTTCCCGCGTGGCAGCCACCTTTGACTCACCCGCCAATGAACACTACTACGGACTCGGGCAGCAGCAGAAAGGCTGGATGGACCTGCGGGATCACGAGATCCGCTGCTGGCACGACTACGGCGCAATTGGCGGAGAGGATGTGTGTGTGCCGTTCATGGTCTCTAGCCGCGGCTACGGACTCGTCTGGGATAACCCCTCCAAAACAACAATCGATCTCGGATTGAACGGCCAGAACATCTGGTCTTCCGAAGTTGGCAATCGCGTGTCGTATTTCGTGATTGCCGGGAAGACAAGCGACGAGGTTTACGAAGGGTATCGGCTTCTAACCGGCGTGACGCACATGCTGCCAAGAGCGGTCTACGGCTATATCCAAAGCAAAGCGATCTATCCCACGCAGCAGCAAGTCCTCGACGTGGCCAAAGAATATCGCGGGAATAACCTGCCGCTGGATGTGATGGTCGTTGATTTCCTGAACATGACGAAGCAGGGACAACTCGATTTAGATCCGAAGCGCTGGCCAGATCCGGCAGCCATGAATCGCGAACTACACGCCATCGACGTGAGGACGCTCTTGAGCGTGTGGCCACACTTTGCTCCGGACACACAGTTCTACGACATGCTTAAGAGCAAGGGATGGCTCATCCACGCGCCGAATGGCGATCCGGACATGGGATGGAATCCTCAGACGATCGGGCCCAATATCGACACCACGAACCCCGAGGCCTCGAAATGGTGGTGGGATGAGATTCGCGATCGATACGTGAAACCGTATGACTTCGATTACATCTGGCTCGACGAGACGGAGCCCGATATCGATCCGGCAAAAGACGTTTTCTACATCGGCTCGGGAACCCGTTTCTATAATGTTTATCCGCTGTTCCACACCGCTTCCGTGTACGAGGGCTTTCGGCGAGACTTCGGAGACAGCCGGCGATGCATGATCCTGGCGAGAGCCGCATATCTTGGAGCGCAACGCAACTGCACCGTCTTTTGGTCCAGCGATATCAGGTCAACGTGGGACATGCTGAAGCGCTCAATTCCCGCGGGACTGAATTTCACCGCCAGCGGATTGCCCTACTGGGATACAGACATCGCCGGCTTTTTCTCGCCTGCAATTCCGGCGGATTATCATGCAGCGCATAAGCCTCTCATCGACGGGTCGGATGCGCGTGAAGTCATTGGCAATTATGAGGACTATCCCGAGTTGTTCGCGCGTTGGTTCGAGTGGGGAACTTTTCAGCCCATCATGCGTGCACATGGCGAAAGAATGCACAACGAGGTATGGTCCTACGGCAAGCAGGCCGAAGCGGTCCTGGCGAAGTACCTGAGACTGCGCTATCAGCTTCTGCCCTACACCTATTCGGTCGCCTATCGTAGCTATCGGACAGGCGCGCCGTATATGCGCGCTCTCTTCATGGATTTTCCTGATGATCCCAAGGCAGCCAATATCCCGGATGAGTATATGTATGGGCCGGCTTTCCTGGTCGCTCCTGTCACAGAACAAGGCGCAACCCACCGGACTGTGTATTTGCCCGCAGGCTGCGACTGGTACAACTACTGGACCAACGAGCGGCTTCATGGCGGCCAAACCATTGTCGTCAACGCCCCAATCGATACGCTGCCCTTATTCGTAAGAGCGGGCAGCATCGTGCCGCTCGGATCCGAGGTGCAGAGCACACAACAGCCGCAGAAGATTGCATCGATACGGGTATATCCGGGCGCGAATGGGAGCTTTACGCTTTTTCGGGATGACGGCGATTCGTATGCCTACGAGAACGGGAAAAGCTCGATTACGCAATTGACCTGGGACGATTCCGCACATCAGCTCAGGCACCAGGGCGCAGAAGCATGGAGCGAGCCAGACCAGTCCATCGTCACGGTCATAAAAAAGTAA
- a CDS encoding sugar phosphate isomerase/epimerase family protein, protein MRGKVERQLRIYMNWLALDGTAVGCSGGRQEDPLREICEAGYDGVQFIEPLSRKLVDGARALRLGVCGSGRVNEPGDSGRLAREAADAGLECLTLHVGWGIEDDDAAERLITAVLEASEKYSIPLYVETHRATIFQDMWRAVGFVRRFPELRLNGDFSHWYTGQEMVYGGFEKKMEFIRPVLERVRFIHGRIGNPGCMQVDVGNGYVAGRPYIEHFRMLWMACFVDYLADAKAAEFICFVPELLASDIFYARMFDGREESDRWEQSLVLARIARECFDAAVKLAP, encoded by the coding sequence ATGAGAGGCAAGGTTGAGCGGCAACTACGCATTTATATGAACTGGTTGGCTCTTGATGGAACGGCGGTGGGCTGTTCTGGAGGCAGGCAAGAAGATCCATTACGCGAAATCTGTGAAGCTGGATATGACGGTGTGCAGTTCATCGAGCCACTTTCAAGAAAACTCGTGGATGGCGCACGAGCGTTGAGGCTTGGTGTGTGCGGCAGTGGGAGAGTGAACGAGCCGGGTGATTCAGGTCGACTGGCGCGTGAGGCTGCAGATGCAGGTTTGGAGTGCCTGACCCTCCATGTAGGGTGGGGGATTGAAGACGATGATGCCGCAGAGCGGTTAATCACTGCTGTGTTAGAGGCTTCGGAGAAATACAGCATTCCACTGTATGTGGAGACGCACCGAGCAACGATCTTTCAGGACATGTGGAGAGCCGTTGGCTTTGTGCGGAGGTTTCCTGAGCTACGGCTCAACGGGGATTTTTCGCATTGGTACACAGGACAGGAGATGGTGTACGGCGGCTTCGAGAAAAAAATGGAGTTCATTCGGCCAGTACTGGAACGGGTGCGTTTTATCCATGGACGAATTGGAAATCCGGGATGCATGCAAGTAGATGTTGGCAATGGTTATGTGGCAGGACGGCCCTACATAGAGCACTTTCGTATGCTCTGGATGGCTTGTTTTGTGGATTACCTGGCGGATGCGAAGGCAGCAGAGTTTATCTGCTTTGTCCCGGAGTTGTTGGCTTCGGATATTTTTTACGCGCGAATGTTCGATGGCCGTGAGGAATCGGACAGATGGGAGCAGTCGCTAGTGCTCGCGCGTATCGCTCGCGAATGTTTTGATGCTGCAGTGAAGCTAGCGCCATGA
- a CDS encoding phytanoyl-CoA dioxygenase family protein, with protein MARTQISDEQVRQYNEDGYLLVRGMLSPAEIELLGRTAHEDRVLDQHSFGKADGEGGTVRLSLWNHPGDTIYGMVARSESVVGVAERLLDGEVYHYHSKMIMKDAKVGGAWAWHQDYGYWYQNGVLFPWLTSAFIAVDKATRDNGCLQVIKGSHHLGRIEHVLTGDQAGADQARVNEVLKRRELVYVEMEPGDALYFHANLLHRSDQNRSDKPRWSMICCYNSAKNDPYKESHHPRYTPLVKVPDEEIMRAGKLRFSDAVEDVSWLDTKTDHSAEVLQK; from the coding sequence ATGGCGAGAACACAGATCAGCGATGAGCAGGTACGGCAGTACAACGAAGATGGTTATTTGCTTGTTCGGGGAATGCTGAGTCCTGCAGAGATAGAACTGCTGGGACGCACGGCGCATGAAGACCGCGTACTGGACCAGCATTCGTTTGGTAAGGCAGATGGTGAGGGTGGGACGGTAAGGCTGTCATTGTGGAACCACCCGGGCGATACGATCTATGGAATGGTGGCGCGGAGCGAGTCCGTGGTGGGAGTGGCGGAAAGGCTGCTGGATGGCGAAGTGTATCACTACCATTCGAAGATGATCATGAAGGATGCAAAGGTGGGCGGCGCATGGGCCTGGCATCAGGACTATGGGTACTGGTATCAGAATGGCGTGCTATTCCCATGGCTGACTAGTGCGTTCATCGCGGTGGATAAAGCAACGCGCGATAACGGTTGTCTGCAGGTGATCAAGGGTTCACACCATCTGGGACGCATTGAGCATGTGTTGACGGGTGACCAGGCAGGCGCAGACCAAGCTCGTGTGAACGAGGTGTTGAAGCGACGGGAATTGGTGTATGTGGAAATGGAACCCGGGGATGCATTGTATTTTCATGCGAACCTTCTGCATCGTTCGGACCAGAACCGCTCGGATAAGCCGCGGTGGTCGATGATCTGCTGCTATAACTCGGCGAAGAATGATCCATATAAGGAATCGCACCATCCGCGCTACACTCCGCTCGTGAAAGTTCCGGATGAGGAGATCATGCGAGCTGGTAAGCTTCGCTTCTCCGATGCTGTAGAAGATGTGAGTTGGCTAGATACAAAGACCGATCACAGCGCCGAAGTTTTGCAGAAATGA
- a CDS encoding SUMF1/EgtB/PvdO family nonheme iron enzyme, with product MKLQFALVCISATLIASTAVAQDIPPVIRVKAGSFVMGADTETLPNSVTDGMGVMSQRPAHGDFDEVPRHKVTISHDFSVGVSEVTEAEFREFDPSYRTGLSAASRKPGMEPKGRSGGNPVVAVFNSYAAGISWDQAMAYCAWLTKKTGKPYRLPTEAEWEYVARAGHSGYMPPLAIDKPNAFGVENMGVGRPEWVLDWYGPYEAGAQVDPIGPTNGYTKVVRGGGLDFRHAKPGEIVPAESPYFLRAANRASMAPTYAAVDGNVGFRVVQAPMPTTKPTPEHRLFFETAVKQTVDRITEGPDPAKPWYHVHELFPELDGKSMPQNGWKLGLARGLGINYHNSAIQQLPNGDMLAAYYNSPNEEDDPDQTVLVMRRRAGSEDWDMPEPWPYFADAANAAPVIWSDPGYKSQQAKVWFFWGFPRLIGAPPFAYMTSSDNGAAWSQVSFPRFTSKIGRYVSQPINSIVRTKDGTVLMPTDSTGRDGDGNGSISAVWGTHDGGKTWYDTGGRTAGRHTTLVVAKDGKTLLGFGGKNSEIDGKMPLATSHDGGKTWSKSKTPFDELMSGERPSVIRLKSGRLFFVADYNPTHQRHLHKDGAYVALSDDDGTTWTMKRLPANILTVGYVTSTQSADGVIHIATSKNKPNYEIELNEAWILDKSAGADASEVSGPTAEVKKFTERYPGGELRAEWSAGRGADGRILLDGPEKFFYRSGRVMWSMTFRAGKKVGEEDYFRADGTRVWTKTYGADCEWTWVNFDTEGKRVATSRWRGKTLVSSDIAEAAR from the coding sequence ATGAAATTGCAATTTGCTCTTGTATGTATCTCTGCAACGCTGATAGCGAGTACTGCTGTGGCGCAGGATATTCCTCCTGTCATCCGTGTGAAGGCGGGGAGCTTTGTGATGGGTGCGGACACCGAAACGTTGCCGAACTCTGTGACTGATGGAATGGGCGTGATGTCGCAACGTCCTGCCCATGGTGATTTTGACGAAGTTCCACGTCACAAGGTGACGATCTCACACGATTTTTCTGTTGGCGTGAGTGAGGTGACTGAGGCGGAGTTTCGTGAATTTGACCCGTCATATCGTACTGGCCTGAGCGCAGCGTCACGTAAGCCTGGCATGGAGCCAAAGGGCAGGTCTGGCGGCAATCCGGTGGTTGCTGTGTTTAATAGTTATGCGGCTGGCATCAGTTGGGACCAGGCAATGGCCTATTGCGCGTGGCTTACGAAGAAGACGGGCAAGCCGTATCGTCTTCCAACAGAAGCGGAGTGGGAGTATGTGGCGCGAGCAGGCCATAGTGGTTATATGCCCCCGCTTGCCATTGATAAGCCTAACGCGTTTGGCGTCGAAAACATGGGCGTCGGCAGACCGGAATGGGTGCTCGATTGGTACGGGCCGTATGAGGCCGGAGCGCAAGTTGATCCCATCGGACCGACCAATGGATACACGAAAGTTGTGCGTGGCGGTGGGTTGGACTTCCGCCATGCAAAACCGGGCGAAATCGTTCCAGCTGAGTCCCCATACTTTTTGCGTGCAGCCAATCGTGCCAGCATGGCTCCTACCTATGCAGCAGTGGATGGAAATGTCGGTTTTCGTGTGGTGCAAGCGCCGATGCCTACTACAAAGCCAACTCCTGAGCATCGACTCTTCTTCGAGACTGCTGTGAAGCAGACAGTGGACCGCATCACCGAAGGGCCCGATCCCGCAAAACCGTGGTATCACGTGCACGAACTATTTCCTGAGCTTGATGGAAAATCGATGCCTCAGAATGGCTGGAAGCTGGGACTTGCTCGTGGGCTTGGAATTAATTATCACAACAGCGCTATCCAGCAACTGCCCAACGGCGACATGCTCGCCGCGTACTACAACTCTCCCAACGAGGAAGATGATCCTGACCAGACGGTGCTGGTAATGCGCCGCCGAGCAGGCAGTGAAGACTGGGATATGCCGGAACCATGGCCATACTTCGCCGATGCTGCAAACGCTGCTCCAGTGATCTGGAGCGATCCAGGGTACAAATCGCAGCAAGCGAAGGTCTGGTTCTTCTGGGGGTTTCCGCGGTTGATTGGTGCTCCTCCGTTCGCATACATGACTTCGTCTGACAATGGTGCGGCATGGTCACAGGTCTCGTTCCCACGCTTCACATCGAAAATTGGCCGTTATGTCTCGCAACCAATCAACAGCATTGTTCGGACAAAAGATGGAACCGTCTTGATGCCGACAGACTCAACCGGTCGCGACGGAGACGGCAATGGCAGCATCAGCGCAGTGTGGGGAACACACGACGGTGGCAAGACTTGGTATGACACAGGCGGACGAACTGCAGGACGACATACGACACTTGTGGTGGCGAAAGATGGCAAGACGTTGCTCGGCTTCGGAGGAAAGAATTCTGAGATCGATGGCAAGATGCCACTTGCTACCAGCCACGATGGCGGCAAGACCTGGAGCAAGAGCAAGACTCCATTCGATGAGTTGATGAGCGGTGAGCGGCCTAGCGTGATTCGGTTGAAGAGCGGGAGACTCTTCTTCGTGGCTGACTATAACCCAACGCATCAGAGACATCTCCACAAGGACGGAGCTTACGTTGCTCTGAGTGATGACGATGGCACGACGTGGACGATGAAGAGGCTGCCTGCGAACATCCTGACCGTTGGTTATGTGACATCGACACAGAGCGCTGATGGCGTGATTCATATAGCCACTTCGAAGAATAAGCCGAACTATGAGATTGAGTTGAATGAGGCGTGGATCCTGGACAAGAGTGCTGGAGCTGATGCCAGTGAAGTCTCAGGGCCGACGGCAGAGGTGAAGAAGTTTACCGAGCGGTATCCGGGAGGGGAGCTGCGGGCGGAGTGGAGTGCCGGACGGGGGGCGGATGGGCGGATCCTGTTGGATGGGCCTGAAAAGTTTTTCTATCGGAGTGGGCGTGTGATGTGGTCGATGACGTTTCGGGCAGGGAAGAAGGTTGGAGAGGAGGACTACTTCCGTGCGGACGGGACTCGGGTCTGGACGAAGACATATGGGGCTGATTGCGAGTGGACTTGGGTGAACTTCGATACCGAAGGCAAGAGAGTTGCTACGTCGCGCTGGCGAGGGAAGACGCTGGTTTCGAGTGATATTGCGGAGGCAGCACGATGA
- a CDS encoding glycoside hydrolase family 43 protein: MRRLLVLVCLLGCSAACFAADAYVFAYFKEPGTSGIYLALSRDGYKFVPLNDGQPWIKPERPGEIMRDVFITRDPSGDGFRMVWTWGWKGDSLGYAESKDLMTWSAQREVPIMGDFPAVRNVWAPETYWDAKAKEWLLIWSSSFNGSDAGNRIWASRTRDFRTFSKPEVFFDPGFVVIDATMFHGLVAGREQWALVVKDQTEEPLRYQVRWAAGPTVEGPWVPLSGPITESWSEGPSVVRVGDEFVVYYDHYRAPRARYEGVETKDWVHWESVDDRMDFPQGAKHGSFFRVSEAEAERLLSRHDGAAK, from the coding sequence ATGAGGCGGTTGCTCGTGCTGGTGTGCCTGCTCGGGTGCTCTGCGGCTTGCTTCGCGGCGGATGCTTACGTGTTTGCTTACTTCAAGGAGCCGGGGACGAGTGGGATATACCTGGCGCTGAGCCGGGATGGGTACAAGTTCGTGCCGTTGAACGATGGGCAGCCGTGGATCAAGCCGGAGCGGCCGGGGGAGATCATGCGGGACGTCTTCATCACGCGTGACCCTTCGGGCGACGGCTTCCGGATGGTGTGGACCTGGGGCTGGAAGGGGGACTCGCTCGGGTATGCGGAGTCGAAGGACCTGATGACGTGGTCGGCGCAGCGGGAGGTGCCGATCATGGGAGACTTCCCGGCGGTGCGGAACGTGTGGGCTCCGGAGACGTACTGGGATGCGAAGGCGAAGGAGTGGTTGTTGATCTGGTCTTCTTCCTTCAACGGCTCGGACGCGGGGAATAGGATCTGGGCTTCGCGGACTCGGGACTTCCGGACATTCTCGAAGCCGGAGGTCTTCTTCGATCCGGGGTTCGTGGTGATCGATGCGACGATGTTCCACGGGCTGGTGGCTGGGCGGGAGCAGTGGGCGCTGGTGGTGAAGGACCAGACCGAGGAGCCGCTGCGGTACCAGGTGCGGTGGGCGGCGGGGCCGACGGTAGAGGGGCCGTGGGTGCCGCTCTCGGGGCCGATCACGGAGAGTTGGTCGGAAGGGCCTTCGGTGGTGCGGGTGGGGGATGAGTTCGTGGTGTACTACGACCACTACCGGGCTCCTCGGGCTCGGTACGAGGGGGTGGAGACGAAGGACTGGGTGCACTGGGAGTCGGTGGACGACCGGATGGACTTTCCTCAGGGGGCGAAGCACGGGAGCTTCTTTCGAGTGAGTGAGGCGGAGGCGGAGCGGTTGCTCTCGCGGCATGACGGGGCGGCGAAGTAG